In Desulfomonile tiedjei DSM 6799, a genomic segment contains:
- a CDS encoding nucleotidyltransferase domain-containing protein, whose amino-acid sequence MTETQDTIGSILEDIVKAIVAASDPDRIILFGSAARGDTGSDSDVDLLVVEKESSFQGGSRWSESSRIRKALWRFPVPIDVLLFTPEEIEKWKDSTNHVIARSMREGRVLYDRP is encoded by the coding sequence ATGACAGAAACTCAAGACACGATTGGTTCCATACTGGAGGACATCGTGAAAGCCATCGTCGCAGCTTCCGATCCGGACCGTATCATTCTCTTCGGGTCGGCAGCCCGAGGAGATACGGGATCGGATTCGGACGTGGATCTCCTTGTCGTTGAAAAAGAATCGTCGTTCCAAGGTGGATCCCGGTGGAGCGAGTCCAGCCGCATACGGAAGGCACTCTGGCGGTTTCCCGTTCCTATAGACGTACTCTTATTCACGCCTGAAGAGATCGAAAAGTGGAAAGACTCAACAAACCATGTGATAGCCCGCTCCATGAGAGAAGGCAGGGTCCTTTATGATCGACCGTGA
- a CDS encoding ankyrin repeat domain-containing protein gives MRMNCNWVYWTLTTAAILACLLFLTTVMAAKGSVNEQLLRAAECGSLDQINTLLAKGGDVNAKDNIGITVLMKAARSGNIEAVRLLIGKGADVNARDKIGDTVLMDAAWMGNLEIVKFLIDQGADVNGTDNDGETVLMEAAISGNLEVVKFLVDKGLDVNAKNKKGKTALMDAAERGNLGIANFLIDRGADIHAEYDSHETVLTEAIEWRNLEVVKLLMDKGLDVNAKDKDGNTPLMEAAWRKNFEVAKFLIDRGADVNAKNKNGRTAPMSAYEDLRLLKFLIDKGADVNIKDEDGETVFMEAARMGRFEVVRFLIEKGADLNAKDKYGQTALIKAAWGTSLKVMELLIDRGLDVNAKSQYDQTALMEAADWGHLEIVNFLVDKGADVNAKDKGGKTAIMGAASNGHLDVVKFLTEKGADLNAKDKDGKTALSVASAKNRSETVRYLKAHGAK, from the coding sequence ATGAGAATGAATTGTAATTGGGTCTATTGGACGCTAACCACGGCCGCAATTCTGGCCTGTCTTTTGTTCCTCACAACCGTAATGGCAGCAAAGGGCTCAGTGAATGAACAATTGCTGCGGGCAGCCGAGTGCGGCTCTCTGGACCAGATCAACACCTTACTGGCAAAAGGTGGGGACGTGAATGCCAAGGACAACATTGGCATCACGGTCCTCATGAAAGCTGCCAGATCGGGAAATATTGAAGCCGTCAGACTCCTCATTGGTAAAGGGGCCGACGTGAACGCAAGGGACAAGATCGGGGACACGGTCCTTATGGACGCCGCCTGGATGGGAAATCTTGAAATAGTGAAGTTCCTCATCGACCAAGGTGCCGACGTGAATGGAACGGACAATGACGGCGAAACGGTGCTTATGGAGGCTGCCATATCAGGAAATCTTGAAGTCGTGAAATTTCTCGTCGATAAAGGCCTTGACGTGAATGCTAAGAACAAAAAGGGCAAAACAGCTCTCATGGACGCCGCCGAAAGGGGAAATCTGGGAATAGCGAACTTTCTCATCGATAGGGGTGCGGACATACATGCCGAGTACGACAGCCACGAAACGGTCCTGACAGAGGCTATCGAGTGGCGGAATCTCGAAGTCGTGAAGCTCCTTATGGATAAGGGCCTCGACGTGAACGCCAAAGATAAAGATGGCAACACGCCCCTCATGGAGGCTGCGTGGAGAAAAAATTTCGAAGTCGCGAAGTTCCTTATCGATAGGGGAGCCGACGTGAATGCCAAGAACAAGAATGGCAGAACGGCTCCTATGTCCGCCTACGAAGATCTCAGACTCTTGAAATTTCTGATCGATAAGGGAGCTGACGTGAATATTAAGGATGAAGACGGCGAAACGGTCTTCATGGAAGCTGCCAGAATGGGACGTTTTGAAGTCGTCAGATTCCTCATTGAAAAAGGAGCCGATCTGAATGCCAAAGACAAATACGGGCAAACGGCTCTCATCAAAGCTGCCTGGGGGACAAGCCTCAAGGTGATGGAACTCCTCATCGATCGCGGGCTCGATGTTAATGCGAAGAGCCAGTACGATCAAACGGCTCTTATGGAAGCTGCCGACTGGGGGCATCTCGAAATCGTTAACTTCCTGGTGGATAAAGGAGCCGATGTGAACGCCAAGGATAAAGGCGGCAAAACGGCAATAATGGGGGCTGCCTCGAATGGGCATCTCGACGTAGTGAAATTCCTCACCGAAAAAGGAGCCGATCTGAATGCCAAGGACAAAGACGGCAAAACGGCTTTGAGCGTCGCTTCCGCCAAAAACCGGTCCGAAACGGTTCGGTATTTGAAGGCTCATGGAGCGAAGTGA
- a CDS encoding type II toxin-antitoxin system VapC family toxin, whose translation MILVDANILLYAEDSLHPHHEQARAWWDAQLSGNEVVCLCWTVLCAFIRIATNPRAFENPLSLEQAVARVQSWLDQPCTRVVHPAERHWIVFREVMADGQAVANLVTDAHLAALAIEHGCELASTDSDFARFPKLKWKNPLV comes from the coding sequence TTGATTCTCGTCGATGCCAATATCCTCTTGTACGCTGAAGATTCGCTTCACCCTCATCACGAGCAAGCCCGTGCATGGTGGGACGCTCAGTTATCCGGTAATGAAGTTGTTTGTTTGTGCTGGACAGTTCTCTGCGCGTTTATCCGAATAGCGACTAACCCCAGGGCTTTCGAAAACCCGCTTTCTCTGGAACAAGCAGTTGCTCGCGTCCAGAGCTGGCTGGACCAACCGTGTACGCGAGTCGTTCACCCGGCTGAGCGACATTGGATTGTTTTTCGAGAGGTAATGGCGGATGGTCAGGCCGTCGCCAACCTGGTTACAGACGCACATTTGGCCGCTCTTGCTATCGAGCATGGCTGCGAGCTAGCCTCTACCGATTCTGATTTTGCACGTTTTCCCAAGCTGAAATGGAAGAATCCTCTCGTCTGA
- a CDS encoding type II toxin-antitoxin system VapB family antitoxin has product MRTTLSIDDDVLDRARAIAAKLHRPFRTIVNEALRAGLDHVEEPAKQRPYKTEPHAMGLRSGRNLDNIQELLAGIEGEGSR; this is encoded by the coding sequence ATGAGAACAACACTGTCAATAGACGATGATGTGCTTGACAGGGCGAGGGCCATTGCAGCCAAATTGCACAGGCCGTTCCGGACAATTGTAAATGAAGCTCTTCGAGCCGGTCTCGATCACGTGGAAGAACCGGCGAAGCAACGTCCCTATAAGACAGAACCTCACGCCATGGGCCTCCGATCTGGCCGCAATTTAGATAACATCCAGGAATTACTTGCCGGGATTGAAGGCGAGGGCTCCCGTTGA
- a CDS encoding ABC transporter permease, with protein sequence MNKLVRELLPFGSLILVIAILSIWQPDSFLTLDNFLNVLRRSSVYGIIAVGMTFVIISGGIDLSVGSLLALCGMCAAGAMIRVGGENPSLGIMALGTAVGLLAGAVGGVISGVLITRLKLQPFIATLGTMSLYRGIALVMYDGQPINVSSYRYLGEGTLLGIPISVVLFLAVIALAGAVLQFTRFGRHTYAIGSNVEAAHHAGVRVDRTLIGIYTLGGLLTGLAAMIAMSRTVSAQPTAGVGAELDVIAAVVIGGASLSGGQGTITGTIVGTLLISFLRNGCTLVGISTNAQLIVIGVVIVLAVAVDQFNRSKAGDTT encoded by the coding sequence ATGAACAAACTCGTTCGAGAACTTCTACCGTTCGGGAGTCTCATCCTGGTCATCGCCATCTTGTCGATCTGGCAGCCTGACAGCTTCCTGACACTCGATAATTTTCTCAACGTGCTGCGCCGTTCGTCGGTGTACGGCATCATCGCTGTTGGGATGACTTTCGTCATCATTTCCGGCGGAATCGATCTTTCTGTAGGCTCTCTCCTTGCGTTGTGCGGCATGTGCGCAGCAGGAGCAATGATCCGTGTCGGCGGAGAAAATCCATCTTTAGGGATTATGGCTCTGGGAACTGCTGTCGGACTCCTGGCCGGTGCAGTGGGTGGAGTGATCTCGGGGGTGTTGATCACCAGGCTGAAGCTTCAACCCTTCATTGCCACTTTGGGCACCATGAGTCTCTATCGCGGGATAGCGCTGGTCATGTACGACGGGCAGCCGATCAACGTGTCATCGTACCGCTATCTTGGTGAAGGCACTCTGCTCGGGATACCGATTTCAGTGGTTCTGTTCCTGGCAGTCATCGCCTTGGCTGGAGCCGTCCTGCAGTTCACACGATTCGGTCGTCACACCTACGCTATCGGGTCCAATGTGGAAGCTGCGCATCACGCAGGGGTGAGAGTGGACCGAACTCTGATCGGCATCTACACGCTCGGAGGACTGCTCACCGGACTTGCTGCGATGATCGCCATGAGCCGGACCGTCTCGGCGCAACCCACCGCAGGCGTGGGCGCCGAGCTTGACGTCATCGCTGCGGTAGTGATCGGTGGCGCCAGTCTATCGGGAGGCCAGGGAACCATTACGGGAACTATCGTAGGTACTTTACTCATCAGCTTCTTGCGTAATGGATGCACCCTCGTGGGCATCTCGACCAACGCTCAGTTGATTGTAATCGGCGTGGTTATCGTCCTTGCAGTAGCGGTGGACCAGTTCAACCGCAGTAAGGCAGGCGACACAACATGA
- a CDS encoding sugar ABC transporter ATP-binding protein, with protein MALNQLVDSSGFALEMQGIGKSFGPIKALEDVTLRVSPGTVHALVGENGAGKSTLMKILSGVLQPDTGTIVQDGKACVWKHPSDSLAAGVAMIYQELSLAPDLTIAENVWLGIEPRGALPGTYSKKRMLADTRALAVRHGFDVDPDQKVQNLPASTCQIVEVLKALARNAEILVMDEPTSSCGEAEVAVLLEMVKKLSQSGTTIIYISHRLEEVVEIAEDITVLRDGRVVHTGPMKDLRIPDIVKHMVGRDLKDYYPKKAVEAGATALRVSGLSSQAVENISFDLRWGEIVGIAGLVGAGRTDLARVLCGLEPSIRGRIEFDGKSVSIATPVDAFSLGIMYVTEDRKRTGLCLDLPAAWNMTLPCLAELGMRYILHRSRENAIAEETGKKLALKWSGPEAPASALSGGNQQKLLLGRALIAQSRLWVLDEPTRGIDIAAKVDIYELIGRMAAEGKAILIISSELPELFGITDRILVMRRGRLVADLVTSETTQEAVMQLAAVDKGRS; from the coding sequence ATGGCACTAAACCAGCTCGTCGATTCTTCCGGGTTTGCCCTCGAGATGCAGGGGATCGGTAAGAGCTTTGGTCCCATCAAGGCCCTGGAAGATGTCACTCTACGCGTCTCGCCTGGGACGGTTCACGCCTTGGTCGGCGAAAACGGCGCGGGCAAATCCACTTTGATGAAGATCCTCTCCGGAGTGCTTCAGCCCGACACCGGGACTATCGTTCAAGACGGTAAAGCATGCGTGTGGAAACATCCCTCGGACTCCCTCGCCGCCGGGGTCGCCATGATCTACCAGGAGCTCAGCCTCGCCCCGGATCTCACCATTGCCGAAAACGTGTGGCTCGGGATCGAGCCCCGTGGCGCGCTGCCCGGCACCTACTCCAAGAAGCGAATGCTCGCAGACACTCGTGCCCTGGCCGTAAGACACGGCTTCGATGTGGATCCCGATCAAAAGGTGCAGAACCTTCCAGCGAGCACGTGCCAGATTGTCGAAGTGTTGAAGGCCCTTGCCCGCAATGCCGAGATTCTGGTGATGGACGAACCGACTTCCTCCTGTGGCGAGGCCGAAGTGGCAGTGCTTCTCGAAATGGTCAAGAAACTCAGCCAATCCGGGACCACAATCATCTACATCTCCCATAGGCTCGAAGAAGTTGTTGAGATTGCAGAGGACATCACTGTTCTCCGCGACGGACGAGTAGTGCACACCGGCCCTATGAAGGACCTCAGAATTCCTGACATTGTCAAACACATGGTCGGTCGCGACCTCAAAGACTACTACCCCAAAAAGGCGGTTGAAGCAGGGGCCACGGCCCTGAGAGTGTCAGGGCTTTCGTCCCAAGCCGTCGAAAACATCAGCTTCGATCTGCGCTGGGGAGAGATCGTTGGCATTGCCGGATTAGTGGGCGCAGGTCGCACTGACCTTGCTCGTGTCCTGTGCGGTCTGGAGCCCTCAATCCGCGGCAGAATAGAGTTCGACGGGAAAAGCGTAAGCATCGCAACGCCTGTGGACGCATTCTCCCTGGGAATCATGTACGTCACGGAAGATCGAAAACGCACGGGTCTATGCCTCGATCTCCCGGCAGCGTGGAACATGACGCTCCCGTGCCTCGCGGAACTGGGCATGAGATATATCCTGCACCGCAGTCGCGAAAACGCAATCGCCGAAGAAACAGGCAAGAAGCTCGCGCTCAAGTGGTCCGGGCCGGAAGCGCCTGCAAGCGCTCTGTCGGGTGGCAATCAACAAAAGCTGCTGCTCGGTCGAGCGCTTATCGCTCAATCTCGACTGTGGGTGCTGGATGAGCCTACTCGCGGTATCGATATCGCCGCCAAAGTCGATATCTACGAGCTCATCGGGCGGATGGCCGCTGAAGGAAAGGCGATTCTCATCATCTCTTCGGAACTGCCCGAGCTTTTCGGAATCACCGACCGCATTCTCGTAATGCGCCGGGGCCGCCTCGTTGCCGACCTCGTCACCTCAGAAACCACCCAGGAGGCAGTGATGCAACTCGCCGCTGTGGACAAGGGCCGCTCATGA
- a CDS encoding ABC transporter substrate-binding protein, with amino-acid sequence MNKNVLVLVFLLFAGAAVGAGLFLKKGDNTAAKLNLSQTETSSEQLKRMGPIAVIPKGTTHSFWNSVLAGAQKAAKENNVEIFWTGPDREGDREKQIQIVEDFIVKKVAGIVLAPTDAGALVPVVERAAAAKIPVVIIDSDIETPQRVSFVATDNYSGGALAAKHMAKLLGGKGKVAVIKYMAGSASTTARENGFIETLKKEFPEIQLVEDRYGMDTVETALSAAEDVLTRHKELNGIFACNESTSRGALRALESQGRADTVKMIGFDAADSLLKGLAAGRIEALVVQNPQAMGYKGVCSAVAAIKGENVNARIDTGVELVTRDRLNLPEIRALIGSEG; translated from the coding sequence TTGAATAAGAACGTTCTGGTTCTGGTATTTCTGCTGTTCGCAGGCGCAGCCGTGGGTGCCGGATTGTTTCTCAAAAAAGGAGACAATACCGCGGCCAAGTTGAACCTCTCCCAAACCGAGACCTCTTCCGAACAGCTCAAGAGAATGGGCCCCATTGCAGTCATTCCCAAGGGGACTACCCATTCGTTCTGGAACTCGGTTCTCGCTGGTGCACAGAAGGCGGCAAAAGAAAACAATGTGGAGATCTTCTGGACGGGTCCTGACCGCGAGGGTGACCGTGAAAAGCAGATCCAAATCGTCGAGGACTTCATCGTCAAGAAAGTGGCCGGTATCGTGCTGGCTCCTACGGATGCAGGTGCCCTCGTCCCAGTGGTCGAACGTGCAGCGGCCGCAAAGATACCGGTTGTCATCATTGACTCGGATATAGAGACTCCTCAACGGGTCTCCTTCGTGGCTACCGATAACTACTCCGGCGGTGCCCTCGCTGCGAAGCACATGGCGAAACTCCTGGGCGGAAAGGGCAAAGTGGCCGTCATCAAGTACATGGCTGGTTCCGCTTCCACCACTGCTCGTGAAAACGGCTTCATCGAAACACTAAAGAAGGAGTTTCCCGAGATCCAACTCGTTGAAGACCGCTACGGCATGGACACGGTGGAAACAGCGCTCTCTGCCGCTGAAGACGTGCTCACTCGCCACAAGGAGCTCAATGGCATCTTCGCGTGTAACGAGTCCACTTCCCGTGGTGCTCTGAGAGCGCTGGAGAGTCAGGGACGGGCTGACACCGTAAAGATGATCGGCTTCGACGCTGCTGACTCACTGCTCAAAGGTCTTGCTGCCGGACGTATCGAGGCGCTCGTGGTTCAGAATCCTCAGGCCATGGGATATAAAGGCGTATGCAGCGCAGTCGCGGCAATCAAAGGCGAAAACGTCAACGCAAGAATCGACACAGGGGTGGAACTCGTCACCAGGGATCGTTTGAATTTGCCAGAGATTCGTGCCCTCATCGGAAGCGAAGGTTGA
- a CDS encoding Tex family protein has product MLDENRLKLIADELSIQVNRVRAAAELLENGCTVPFIARYRKEATGSLDEVQTATIRDRLEQLAVLEQRREAIMKSLEERGLVTEELKQTVMKADSLAELEDVYLPYRPKRRTKASIARERGLEELAIKIYSQESFHLAGEVLRFVDSEKGVESSEAALAGARDIIAETINEDSGVRSAIRKLFFEKGIVRSKVISGKEDEGTRFQDYFDSSERISSAPGHRLLAMFRGEKEGVLSLQIRPSEDEALGVLRRLVLKARNEAAQQVELALVDGYKRLLAPSMETETRQGAKKRADEEAIRVFAKNLRELLLSAPLGRKRVLALDPGFRTGAKLVCLDSQGKLLHHDTIYPTQSEKMAEQAATIVKELCRRFEIEAIAVGNGTAGRETETFVRSLGLPKSITVVMVNESGASIYSASKAAREEFPDQDVTVRGAISIGRRLLDPLAELVKIDPKSIGIGQYQHDVDQTDLKRSLDDVVISCVNRVGVEVNTASKELLSYVSGLGPTLAKNIVLQRSTSGPFRTRKELLNVPRLGPKAFEQAAGFLRISDGENPLDASAVHPESYPIVEQFARNLRCSVKDLMGNEELRNKVRLEDFLSEKVGMPTLRDIMEELAKPGRDPREKFEPFHFAEGVNSIEDLKPGMKVPGIVTNVTKFGAFVDIGVHQDGLVHISQLADRFISDPTEVVKPQQRVSVTVLDVDISRKRISLSMR; this is encoded by the coding sequence ATGCTTGACGAAAATCGGCTGAAGCTAATTGCGGATGAATTGAGTATTCAGGTTAACCGGGTACGGGCAGCCGCCGAACTGCTCGAAAACGGCTGCACTGTTCCGTTCATTGCCCGGTATCGTAAGGAAGCTACTGGGTCTTTGGACGAAGTGCAGACAGCTACGATCCGCGATCGCCTGGAACAATTGGCCGTGCTCGAACAGCGTCGCGAAGCGATAATGAAGTCTCTCGAGGAACGGGGGCTCGTCACGGAAGAACTCAAACAGACCGTTATGAAGGCTGATTCCCTGGCAGAACTGGAAGACGTCTATCTGCCTTATCGGCCGAAGCGCAGGACAAAAGCCTCGATAGCCCGGGAGCGTGGACTTGAAGAGCTCGCAATCAAGATATACTCGCAGGAGTCCTTTCATCTTGCAGGTGAGGTATTGCGCTTTGTCGATTCCGAGAAAGGAGTGGAGTCCTCGGAAGCTGCTCTGGCGGGAGCCCGCGACATCATTGCGGAAACAATCAACGAGGATTCCGGAGTGCGCTCGGCAATCCGCAAGCTGTTTTTTGAAAAAGGCATAGTGCGGTCCAAGGTCATTTCGGGTAAAGAAGATGAGGGGACGAGATTCCAGGATTATTTCGACTCCTCCGAAAGAATATCTTCAGCGCCCGGACATCGGTTGCTCGCCATGTTCCGAGGAGAAAAGGAAGGCGTGCTTTCGCTTCAGATTCGTCCGTCAGAAGACGAAGCTCTGGGTGTACTCAGGAGACTGGTACTCAAAGCTCGGAACGAAGCAGCGCAACAGGTGGAACTGGCCCTTGTAGATGGGTACAAAAGATTGCTCGCACCGTCTATGGAGACGGAAACACGCCAGGGAGCGAAGAAAAGAGCTGACGAAGAAGCTATCCGAGTCTTTGCAAAAAACCTTCGTGAACTGCTTCTGTCGGCTCCTCTGGGACGGAAACGGGTGCTGGCCCTGGATCCGGGGTTTCGTACCGGAGCAAAGCTGGTCTGTCTCGATTCTCAAGGGAAGCTGCTCCACCATGACACCATCTATCCAACGCAATCTGAGAAGATGGCGGAACAAGCGGCTACTATCGTCAAAGAACTGTGCCGTCGTTTTGAAATTGAAGCCATAGCCGTGGGAAACGGCACTGCCGGACGCGAGACCGAAACATTCGTGCGCTCCCTCGGTCTTCCAAAATCCATCACCGTGGTTATGGTAAACGAGAGCGGCGCTTCAATATATTCCGCTTCTAAAGCGGCGAGAGAAGAATTTCCCGACCAGGACGTCACAGTGCGCGGGGCAATATCTATAGGACGTCGTTTGCTTGACCCGCTTGCTGAACTCGTGAAAATAGACCCCAAATCCATAGGCATCGGTCAGTATCAACACGATGTGGATCAAACCGATCTCAAGCGGAGCCTGGACGACGTGGTGATATCCTGTGTCAACCGTGTAGGGGTCGAAGTGAACACTGCCAGCAAAGAGCTTCTCAGCTATGTTTCAGGGTTGGGCCCTACCCTGGCGAAAAACATCGTCCTCCAAAGAAGCACCAGTGGCCCTTTCCGTACCCGAAAGGAACTTCTCAATGTTCCCCGGCTCGGACCGAAAGCTTTTGAACAGGCTGCTGGATTTTTGCGCATCAGCGACGGAGAGAACCCTCTCGACGCAAGCGCAGTACACCCGGAAAGCTATCCAATTGTCGAACAGTTCGCCCGAAACCTGAGGTGTTCGGTTAAAGATCTCATGGGGAACGAGGAACTGCGCAACAAAGTGCGTCTTGAGGATTTCTTGAGCGAAAAAGTGGGGATGCCCACACTCAGGGACATCATGGAGGAGTTGGCAAAGCCGGGCCGAGACCCTCGGGAAAAATTCGAGCCATTCCATTTCGCTGAAGGGGTAAACTCAATCGAAGACTTGAAACCGGGCATGAAAGTGCCCGGGATTGTAACCAACGTGACAAAGTTCGGAGCATTCGTAGACATCGGGGTCCATCAGGACGGACTCGTTCATATCAGCCAATTGGCGGACCGTTTCATTAGCGATCCTACAGAAGTGGTAAAGCCGCAGCAAAGAGTCTCCGTGACGGTGTTGGACGTGGATATTTCCCGTAAACGGATTTCCCTGTCCATGCGTTGA
- a CDS encoding VOC family protein: MANEVKSIPEGYHTVTPMLTVKNAAAVIDFYKRAFGAEERFRMQAPNSDIVVHAELKIGNSIVMLGEEMPGQECRSPASFGGTPVSFYVYVEDVDAAFKTAVDAGAKEKMPVQDMFWGDRIGEVIDPSGHIWTLATHTQDLSEEEIRKRGNEFFEKMKEQTT, from the coding sequence ATGGCGAATGAAGTGAAATCAATACCAGAAGGATATCATACTGTGACTCCAATGCTCACCGTTAAGAACGCCGCTGCCGTGATTGACTTTTACAAGAGGGCATTCGGCGCTGAGGAACGATTCCGCATGCAGGCTCCAAATAGTGATATAGTTGTGCATGCAGAACTCAAGATCGGAAATTCCATCGTCATGTTGGGAGAAGAAATGCCTGGGCAGGAATGTCGCTCACCAGCATCATTCGGAGGTACGCCAGTCTCTTTTTATGTGTACGTGGAGGATGTTGACGCTGCATTCAAGACCGCTGTCGATGCAGGGGCCAAGGAAAAGATGCCGGTGCAGGATATGTTTTGGGGAGACCGGATTGGAGAAGTGATCGATCCCTCAGGCCATATTTGGACTTTGGCAACACATACTCAGGATCTCAGTGAAGAAGAGATTCGCAAACGTGGGAATGAGTTCTTTGAAAAAATGAAAGAGCAGACGACATAA
- a CDS encoding IS110 family transposase produces the protein MPSRNQNNTTISVVHEISCGLDVHKNSVSACLLYSDSSGTEQSEMREFQTFTDDLIKLKEWLLERECPVIAMESTGPYWTPVHNVLEDSVKVILVNARHMRNVPGHKTDISDSRWLAGLLRHGLLKAAFIPPKHQRQWRDLTRMRRNYKEDLGDFQRRVHKLFQQSNIKIDSVVSDLFGATGRNLMKLLISGDNSPTISEVENCLRGSLQDKAAELHRSVQGFFEAHHRFLLSLLLNTIENLETQISILESRIKEVMRDAQEAIRRLEEIPGVGAVSSHAILAEIGPTLTEFPTAHALASWCGLSPGNNQSGGKRFSGKSPVKKNHLKTIMVEVAWPAIKARGSYYRAKYYALKARLGAKKAIIAVAHKILKTIYHVLKYGVHFKDLGETYLLERNREAKIKYLTWQASLIGYELVPLDQPAATAQAPIFT, from the coding sequence ATGCCCTCAAGAAACCAGAATAACACTACCATATCAGTCGTGCACGAGATATCGTGCGGATTGGACGTCCACAAAAATTCCGTGTCAGCGTGTCTGTTGTATTCAGACAGTTCCGGTACAGAGCAATCCGAAATGCGTGAGTTCCAAACATTCACAGATGACCTTATCAAACTCAAGGAATGGCTCCTGGAACGAGAGTGTCCTGTAATTGCGATGGAGAGTACAGGACCATATTGGACTCCTGTTCATAACGTCCTTGAAGATTCCGTCAAGGTTATCTTGGTGAATGCCCGACACATGAGAAATGTTCCAGGCCATAAGACCGACATCAGCGACAGCAGATGGCTAGCCGGACTCTTGCGTCACGGCCTGCTCAAGGCCGCCTTTATTCCTCCGAAACATCAAAGACAGTGGCGTGATTTGACCCGAATGAGAAGAAACTACAAAGAAGACCTCGGGGATTTCCAACGCCGCGTTCACAAGCTCTTTCAACAGTCAAACATTAAAATCGATTCCGTGGTATCCGACCTGTTCGGCGCAACGGGCCGCAACCTCATGAAACTCTTAATCTCAGGCGACAATTCCCCTACGATTTCCGAGGTTGAAAATTGTCTGAGAGGATCGCTGCAAGACAAGGCAGCGGAGCTCCATCGCTCTGTCCAAGGCTTCTTCGAGGCCCATCACCGGTTCCTGTTGTCTCTTTTGCTCAACACGATCGAAAACCTAGAGACCCAAATCTCTATCCTTGAATCCCGTATCAAGGAAGTAATGAGAGACGCTCAGGAAGCGATCCGGCGGCTCGAAGAGATTCCCGGTGTAGGCGCGGTTTCCTCCCATGCCATATTGGCCGAGATAGGCCCAACCCTGACTGAGTTCCCCACCGCCCATGCCCTCGCTTCCTGGTGTGGCCTCTCTCCCGGAAACAACCAAAGCGGTGGCAAGCGATTCAGTGGCAAGAGCCCTGTCAAAAAGAACCACCTAAAAACCATCATGGTTGAAGTAGCCTGGCCGGCAATCAAGGCACGAGGATCCTACTACCGGGCCAAATATTACGCCCTGAAAGCGCGCTTGGGGGCCAAAAAGGCCATAATCGCAGTAGCCCACAAAATCCTTAAAACCATTTACCATGTACTCAAATACGGAGTACATTTCAAAGATCTCGGAGAGACTTACCTGCTCGAAAGAAACCGAGAGGCCAAGATAAAATACCTTACCTGGCAAGCGTCTCTCATTGGGTACGAACTCGTACCCCTGGATCAACCGGCAGCAACAGCCCAAGCACCTATATTCACTTAG